The DNA segment AAATTCCCGGTTTTTTGGGTCAAGAGGCAGTGCGTAGTGGCTTGGGAATTGCTGTTTCGTATTGGCGCGATATGGAAAGCATCAACACTTGGCGCGAAAATGTGCAACACAAACAGGCCAAAATGCGCGGAGCAAAGGAATGGTACACTCATTATTCGGTAAGAATTTGCAAGGTAGAGAGCCATAATTATTTCAGCAAACAAGCGTAAATGCTATGCGAGGGCTTTGGAAGAAATTTACCGAAGGCGGAGGAAATAGTACAACTCAAGGTTTAAAAATTCAGGTTGAAAAAGAAATTGCGGCAGCAC comes from the Chitinophagales bacterium genome and includes:
- a CDS encoding antibiotic biosynthesis monooxygenase, whose product is MQPLNIVELPYYAVIFTSLRTEVVEDYTETNAVLEQAAKEIPGFLGQEAVRSGLGIAVSYWRDMESINTWRENVQHKQAKMRGAKEWYTHYSVRICKVESHNYFSKQA